From Nematostella vectensis chromosome 14, jaNemVect1.1, whole genome shotgun sequence, a single genomic window includes:
- the LOC5501029 gene encoding terminal nucleotidyltransferase 5C gives MEFESKSQVLTYEQVHRLDNVLNQVVQVHGRGNFPTLDVHLRELINVVSSGLKDENLRIRDIRLNGSTASYILSRDSNTAYNDIDLIFGVEIKSHTHLQQIKSVVLSSLLNFLPNGVSKEKMSSCTLKEAYVQKMVKVSNDNDRWSLISLSNNDGKNIELKFVDTMRRQFEFSVDSFQVNLDSLLGFYKLSCVPMKPNFFPTVVAESVYGDIKVALFHLDNQLIATRNPEEIRGGGLLKYCNLLVRNYRPENMDELRLLERYMCSRFFIDFGDLESQRQKLESYLANHFIGENDTKYDYLSILYTIVANSTVCLMGHERRQTLRLISTLARRYCGNSATYADGNYGRFASQGGQYFTQEEDGSCSRGYTTNLVPCY, from the coding sequence ATGGAGTTTGAAAGTAAATCCCAAGTCTTGACATACGAGCAGGTCCACCGGCTCGACAACGTACTCAACCAAGTCGTACAAGTACATGGTCGGGGTAACTTCCCAACTCTCGATGTTCATTTACGAGAATTGATCAATGTGGTCTCTTCTGGCTTGAAAGACGAAAACCTCAGAATCCGAGACATTCGACTGAATGGTAGCACAGCCAGTTATATCTTGAGCAGGGATAGTAACACTGCGTACAACGACATTGACTTGATCTTCGGCGTCGAGATCAAGTCCCACACGCATCTACAACAAATCAAAAGCGTGGTATTATCGTCCCTTCTGAACTTTCTTCCCAACGGTGTCTCCAAGGAAAAGATGTCTAGCTGTACTTTGAAGGAAGCCTACGTTCAGAAAATGGTAAAAGTTTCGAATGACAACGATCGATGGTCTCTTATTTCGCTCTCGAACAACGATGGCAAAAACATTGAACTAAAATTTGTGGACACCATGCGAAGACAGTTTGAATTCTCCGTCGATTCTTTCCAAGTCAATCTCGACTCTCTTCTTGGCTTTTACAAACTTTCCTGCGTACCCATGAAGCCGAATTTCTTTCCCACAGTAGTGGCAGAGTCGGTGTACGGGGATATTAAAGTTGCCTTATTTCACTTAGACAACCAGTTGATAGCGACCCGGAACCCCGAGGAAATTCGCGGAGGCGGACTGCTTAAATATTGCAACCTTCTGGTCAGGAATTATCGCCCTGAGAACATGGACGAATTAAGACTGCTCGAGAGATACATGTGCAGTCGCTTCTTTATTGATTTTGGGGACTTGGAGTCGCAAAGACAGAAGCTAGAAAGCTACTTGGCGAATCATTTCATCGGCGAGAACGACACCAAATACGACTACCTAagcattctgtacacaattgTGGCAAACTCTACTGTTTGCCTGATGGGACATGAGCGCCGGCAAACTCTCCGACTGATCTCAACCCTTGCGAGGAGGTACTGTGGGAACAGTGCTACCTACGCCGATGGAAACTACGGGCGTTTCGCCTCTCAAGGTGGACAGTACTTCACACAAGAAGAGGACGGAAGCTGCAGTCGTGGTTACACCACTAACCTAGTACCGTGTTACTAG